In one window of Gossypium arboreum isolate Shixiya-1 chromosome 4, ASM2569848v2, whole genome shotgun sequence DNA:
- the LOC108465361 gene encoding B2 protein-like translates to MESMNSFWQLGDDLRGQSKASEDHKWLMVASKLAEQTRIKGERMNNLDLSKGPAEVRTRDKFGFHEDNKFENLNFNMLNLDSKIGDSVSKSTFRNGIYNTDAVYQKNNSHNIGNLSANKYSGNNHSNKDINNNSNTNSNNNENSNANNAVDKRFKTLPATETLPRNEVLGGYIFVCNNDTMQEDLKRQLFGLPPRYRDSVRAITPGLPLFLYNYTTHQLHGIFEAASFGGSNIDPTAWEDKKCKGESRFPAQVRIRIRKVCKALEEDAFRPVLHHYDGPKFRLELSVPETLDLMDLCEQAGSP, encoded by the exons ATGGAAAGCATGAATAGCTTTTGGCAGTTAGGAGATGATCTCCGGGGACAATCTAAAGCCTCAGAGGATCACAAATGGTTGATGGTTGCCTCCAAACTGGCTGAACAGACGAGGATAAAGGGTGAGCGAATGAACAATCTCGATCTTTCAAAGGGTCCAGCTGAAGTAAGGACAAGGGATAAATTTGGGTTCCATGAAGACAACAAATTCGAGAACCTTAACTTCAATATGTTGAACTTGGACTCCAAGATCGGAGATAGTGTAAGCAAAAGTACCTTCCGAAATGGTATTTACAACACCGATGCTGTTTACCAGAAAAATAACAGCCACAACATTGGGAACCTGTCTGCCAACAAATATAGCGGCAACAACCATAGCAACAAAGATATTAATAATAACAGCAACACCAACTCCAACAACAACGAGAACAGCAATGCAAACAATGCTGTCGATAAAAGGTTCAAGACTTTGCCTGCCACCGAGACACTCCCTAGAAATGAGGTGCTTGGTGGATACATCTTTGTTTGCAATAATGACACAATGCAAGAAGATCTTAAGCGTCAGCTATTTG GTTTACCGCCAAGATACAGGGACTCTGTTCGGGCAATCACACCTGGCCTGCCATTGTTTCTCTATAACTACACCACTCATCAATTGCATGGTATTTTTGAG GCAGCAAGTTTTGGGGGTTCTAACATTGATCCAACTGCTTGGGAAGACAAAAAGTGTAAAGGCGAGTCGAGGTTTCCTGCTCAG GTGAGAATCCGTATAAGGAAGGTATGCAAGGCATTGGAAGAGGATGCTTTTAGGCCAGTCTTGCACCACTATGACGGTCCCAAGTTCCGTCTCGAGCTCTCAGTTCCTGAG ACTTTGGATCTAATGGACCTTTGTGAACAAGCAGGCTCCCCATAA